A region of uncultured Anaeromusa sp. DNA encodes the following proteins:
- a CDS encoding 2-oxoacid:acceptor oxidoreductase family protein, whose translation MLELRLSGSGGQGLILGGIILAEAAILDGKLAIQSQSYGPEARGGSSKSEVLISEKPIHFPKVTKPNLVLAMTQAALDKYATDLPDDGILVTDSMLVQEVPARLSRVYELPITATAKEELGRDLFANIVALGAIVELTGVVTKESLVKAVLSRVPAGTEEVNQKALSLGAALISAKK comes from the coding sequence ATGTTGGAATTGCGTCTTTCCGGTTCCGGTGGACAAGGTCTGATTTTGGGCGGTATTATTCTGGCGGAAGCGGCTATTTTGGACGGCAAGCTGGCCATTCAGTCGCAATCGTACGGCCCAGAAGCCCGCGGCGGCTCTAGTAAGTCCGAAGTGCTCATTTCGGAAAAGCCTATTCATTTTCCGAAAGTGACCAAGCCCAATCTGGTGTTGGCGATGACTCAGGCAGCTCTTGATAAGTATGCGACTGATTTGCCGGACGACGGCATTTTGGTAACCGACTCCATGCTGGTCCAAGAAGTTCCTGCGCGCCTTAGCCGCGTCTATGAGCTGCCGATTACGGCTACGGCGAAGGAAGAGTTGGGCCGCGATTTATTTGCTAATATCGTAGCTTTAGGCGCTATTGTGGAACTGACCGGTGTGGTGACAAAAGAGTCTTTGGTCAAAGCCGTGCTGTCTCGCGTACCGGCAGGAACGGAAGAGGTCAACCAAAAGGCTTTGTCCTTGGGAGCGGCGCTGATTTCGGCAAAAAAATAA
- a CDS encoding thiamine pyrophosphate-dependent enzyme, producing MEKIVEKYFRPKLPHIWCPGCGNGIVTGAIAQAIDKMGLDQDRTVIVSGIGCSSRASGYLDFDTVHSAHGRALPIATGIKLSEPDLNVIVITGDGDCTAIGGNHFIHAARRNINLTVVLFNNNIYGMTGGQYSPLTPVDSKASTAPYGTIERNFDITELAKAAGATFVARATCFHKQVLVDAIAKGIANDGFSLVEAITQCPISYGRQNKRGNAPQMMQWQKEHAVPIAAAAKMTPEQLEGKFTIGVLHESKAPEYTREYDKVIAKAQKGGK from the coding sequence ATGGAAAAGATAGTAGAAAAATACTTTCGCCCAAAACTGCCTCATATTTGGTGTCCCGGCTGCGGCAACGGCATTGTGACTGGTGCAATTGCGCAGGCTATCGATAAAATGGGTTTAGATCAGGATCGTACGGTCATCGTGTCTGGTATTGGCTGTTCTTCTCGCGCTTCGGGATATTTGGATTTTGATACCGTTCATTCCGCTCATGGCCGGGCGTTACCTATTGCTACAGGCATTAAGCTTTCCGAGCCTGATTTAAATGTCATCGTCATTACGGGCGATGGCGACTGTACCGCCATCGGCGGCAATCATTTTATTCATGCGGCGCGGCGCAACATTAATTTGACCGTAGTATTGTTCAACAACAATATTTACGGTATGACTGGCGGTCAGTATTCGCCATTGACTCCTGTAGACAGCAAGGCTTCTACGGCGCCGTATGGCACGATTGAACGAAACTTCGATATTACCGAGCTGGCTAAAGCCGCTGGCGCCACCTTTGTGGCCCGGGCTACTTGTTTTCATAAGCAAGTTTTGGTAGACGCCATTGCCAAAGGTATTGCCAATGATGGATTCTCGTTGGTAGAAGCCATTACTCAGTGCCCTATTTCTTACGGACGTCAAAATAAGCGCGGTAATGCACCGCAGATGATGCAATGGCAAAAAGAGCATGCCGTGCCGATAGCAGCGGCGGCGAAAATGACGCCAGAGCAATTGGAAGGCAAGTTTACCATTGGGGTGCTGCATGAAAGCAAAGCACCAGAATATACTAGGGAATATGACAAAGTAATCGCCAAAGCGCAGAAAGGGGGCAAATAA